From Blastochloris viridis, one genomic window encodes:
- a CDS encoding class I SAM-dependent methyltransferase — translation MANARHVKFWDRIADRYAARPLKDPAAFDAMLADVASRLSPTDRVLEIGCGTGSAAIRLAPHVADYTATDFSPAMLRIARAKPAPENLTFVLTDAGSAFDGGPFDAICAFQVLHLVEDLPGTLAGIHAHLKPGGVMIAKTWCFADMGLKLRSLFLVLRLLGIFPSAASLTKAALRQAIRDAGFTIVDERVFGTNPHGPYIVARTPVEPS, via the coding sequence ATGGCCAACGCCAGACACGTCAAGTTCTGGGACAGGATCGCCGACCGCTACGCCGCACGGCCGCTCAAAGACCCGGCGGCGTTTGACGCGATGCTGGCCGATGTCGCCAGCCGGCTCAGCCCGACCGACCGGGTGCTGGAGATCGGCTGCGGCACCGGCTCGGCCGCGATCCGCCTTGCGCCCCACGTGGCGGACTATACTGCGACCGATTTCTCGCCCGCGATGCTGCGCATTGCCCGCGCCAAGCCCGCGCCGGAGAACCTCACCTTTGTCCTCACCGACGCCGGGAGCGCGTTCGACGGCGGCCCGTTCGACGCGATCTGTGCCTTCCAGGTGCTGCACCTGGTGGAAGACCTGCCCGGCACGCTCGCCGGCATCCACGCGCATCTGAAACCGGGCGGCGTTATGATCGCCAAGACCTGGTGCTTCGCCGACATGGGGCTCAAGCTGCGCAGCCTGTTCCTGGTCCTGCGCCTGCTCGGCATCTTTCCCTCCGCCGCCTCGCTGACCAAGGCCGCCCTCCGCCAGGCCATCCGCGACGCCGGCTTTACCATCGTCGACGAGCGCGTGTTCGGCACCAACCCCCACGGCCCCTACATCGTCGCCCGGACGCCGGTCGAGCCCTCGTGA
- a CDS encoding ABC1 kinase family protein — translation MPHHKIVTRALPVPSSRLSRLAKLGGLASSIAGNVATEAARQLARGQRPRMEDLLLTPANAMKVADKLARMRGAAMKVGQLMSMDAGDMLPPELAQILARLRADAHHMPWLQLRRVLIRAWGADWRSRFETFDVDPIAAASIGQVHRARTKDGRDLAIKVQYPGIRHSIDSDVDNVAALMRVAGLMSKGVDLAPMLAEAKRQLHEEADYEREGRCLSQFGALLADRPAFLVPELHGDFTTADVLAMSYVEGRPVDSMVAAPQADRNRVMTLLIDLLFRELFEFRLMQTDPNFANYRYVPATGQVILLDFGATRAFPAAFADLYRRLMRAGLEGDRAGMRAAARQIGFLGEDTPARQEQVMLDMFETSLEPLRQDGPFDFGASDLTSRMRESGMAIAEDHQHLRIPPVDTLFLQRKFGGIYMLATRMRAKVDLRALIAPHL, via the coding sequence ATGCCGCACCACAAGATCGTGACGAGAGCCCTGCCCGTGCCCAGCTCGCGCCTGTCGCGCCTGGCCAAGCTCGGCGGCCTCGCCTCGTCCATCGCCGGCAACGTCGCCACCGAGGCGGCGCGGCAGCTGGCGCGCGGCCAGCGCCCGCGGATGGAGGATTTGCTGCTCACCCCCGCCAACGCGATGAAGGTGGCCGACAAGCTGGCGCGGATGCGCGGGGCGGCGATGAAGGTCGGCCAACTGATGTCGATGGACGCCGGCGACATGCTGCCGCCGGAACTGGCGCAGATTCTCGCCCGCCTGCGCGCCGACGCCCATCACATGCCATGGCTGCAGCTGCGGAGAGTGCTGATCAGGGCCTGGGGCGCCGACTGGCGGAGCCGGTTCGAGACGTTCGACGTCGATCCCATCGCTGCGGCCTCGATCGGCCAGGTCCACCGGGCGCGAACGAAAGACGGCCGCGACCTCGCGATCAAGGTGCAATACCCCGGCATCCGCCACAGCATCGATTCCGACGTGGACAACGTCGCCGCACTGATGCGCGTCGCGGGACTGATGTCCAAGGGCGTCGACCTCGCCCCGATGCTGGCCGAGGCCAAGCGCCAGTTGCACGAGGAAGCCGACTACGAACGCGAGGGCCGTTGCCTGTCGCAATTCGGCGCGCTGCTCGCCGACCGGCCGGCGTTCCTTGTGCCCGAGCTGCACGGCGACTTCACCACGGCGGACGTGCTGGCGATGAGCTACGTCGAAGGCCGGCCGGTGGACAGCATGGTCGCCGCGCCGCAGGCCGACCGCAACCGGGTGATGACGCTGCTGATCGACCTTCTGTTCCGCGAGCTGTTCGAGTTCCGCCTGATGCAGACCGATCCGAATTTCGCCAACTACCGCTATGTGCCGGCGACCGGACAGGTGATTCTGCTCGACTTCGGCGCCACCCGCGCCTTTCCCGCCGCGTTCGCCGACCTCTACCGCCGCCTCATGCGGGCTGGGCTTGAAGGCGACCGCGCCGGCATGCGCGCCGCCGCCCGTCAGATCGGCTTTCTGGGCGAAGATACGCCGGCGCGGCAGGAGCAGGTCATGCTCGACATGTTCGAGACCTCGCTCGAGCCGTTGCGCCAGGATGGGCCGTTCGACTTCGGCGCCTCCGACCTCACGTCGCGGATGCGCGAGTCCGGCATGGCCATTGCCGAGGACCATCAGCATCTGCGCATCCCGCCGGTCGACACGCTGTTCCTGCAGCGCAAGTTCGGCGGCATCTACATGCTGGCGACGCGGATGCGGGCCAAGGTCGACCTGCGCGCCCTGATCGCGCCGCACCTTTGA
- the traF gene encoding conjugal transfer protein TraF — MRIRVVGNALKRFILCLAVALPLALPHVAVAGEQAPAATLLFFLNPNGQPCQVQSQIIDGIRPQIEQKARIVAVSTADSASMSRFRQYGVRYLPLLILVGDDQKEIKRFSPGIQPAEEILKEIAALGGKTS; from the coding sequence GTGCGCATACGTGTTGTCGGAAATGCCCTCAAGCGGTTCATTCTCTGCCTCGCCGTGGCGTTGCCGCTGGCGCTGCCTCATGTCGCGGTTGCCGGCGAACAAGCCCCGGCCGCGACGCTGCTGTTCTTCCTCAACCCGAACGGCCAGCCCTGCCAGGTCCAGTCGCAGATCATCGACGGCATCCGGCCGCAGATCGAGCAAAAGGCGCGCATCGTTGCGGTCAGCACCGCCGATTCCGCCAGCATGAGCCGGTTCCGGCAATACGGCGTCCGCTACCTGCCGCTGCTGATTCTGGTTGGCGACGACCAGAAGGAAATCAAGCGCTTCTCGCCCGGCATCCAGCCGGCTGAGGAAATCCTGAAGGAAATCGCCGCCCTCGGCGGCAAGACCTCCTGA
- a CDS encoding cytochrome c biogenesis CcdA family protein, whose translation MTFLVEAPFAFGAGLLSVLSPCVLPVLPIIVTGGNDDHRARPVLIVLGLALTFILMGVASALFGGLVAAVMPQVERGAGVLIAGFGVLLLLDINPFKRLGFLSGLNFVAGDRLGSGLLLGMTLGVVWIPCVGPMLSGILAQVASRADMSHGIALLTVYAAGFAVPMLAVGYLSQGARQRLRALQKHPSVVRVVSGAVLIVFGIIIASSGMLAFSF comes from the coding sequence ATGACCTTCCTGGTCGAAGCCCCGTTCGCGTTCGGCGCCGGGCTCCTCAGCGTGCTCAGCCCGTGCGTGCTGCCGGTGCTGCCGATCATCGTCACCGGCGGAAACGACGACCACCGCGCCCGGCCGGTGCTGATCGTGCTCGGGCTGGCGCTGACGTTCATCCTGATGGGCGTTGCCAGCGCGCTGTTCGGCGGCCTGGTCGCCGCCGTCATGCCGCAGGTCGAACGTGGTGCCGGTGTCTTGATCGCCGGGTTCGGCGTGCTGCTGCTGCTCGACATCAACCCTTTCAAGCGCCTCGGCTTTCTCTCTGGGCTTAATTTTGTTGCCGGCGATCGCCTTGGGTCCGGGCTGCTGCTCGGCATGACGCTGGGCGTGGTCTGGATTCCCTGCGTCGGCCCGATGCTGTCCGGCATCCTGGCCCAGGTCGCCAGCCGCGCCGACATGAGCCACGGCATTGCCCTGCTGACGGTTTACGCTGCCGGTTTCGCGGTGCCGATGCTCGCAGTCGGCTATCTGTCGCAGGGAGCCCGCCAGCGCCTGCGCGCGCTGCAGAAGCACCCCTCGGTGGTGCGCGTCGTCAGCGGCGCTGTGTTGATCGTGTTCGGCATCATCATTGCCAGCTCCGGCATGCTGGCGTTTTCGTTCTGA
- a CDS encoding TetR/AcrR family transcriptional regulator has product MNWSKDNGRSGSRGYHHGNLRETLIRAALELIAEKGPAGFTIAEAARWAGVSPAAPYRHFRDRDELMAEVARRGFEGLATQLEAAWDGGRPSPFLAFERLGKAYLAFARAEPAAYSAMFEAGVPPDDPPTLREAGDQAFAVVRTAAEALAATVPPANRPPAAMVALHIWSLSHGIASLFGRGDRARRKLPMPPEDLLEAGMLVYLRGLGLPDAR; this is encoded by the coding sequence ATGAACTGGTCCAAGGACAACGGTCGTTCGGGGTCGCGCGGCTATCATCACGGCAATCTCCGGGAGACGCTGATTCGCGCCGCCCTCGAACTGATCGCCGAGAAGGGGCCGGCCGGCTTCACCATCGCTGAAGCGGCACGCTGGGCCGGGGTCAGCCCGGCGGCGCCGTACCGCCATTTCCGCGACCGCGACGAGTTGATGGCCGAGGTGGCGCGCCGCGGCTTCGAGGGCCTGGCAACCCAGCTGGAGGCGGCGTGGGACGGCGGGCGGCCCAGCCCGTTCCTGGCGTTCGAGCGGCTCGGCAAGGCCTATCTGGCGTTCGCCCGCGCCGAGCCGGCCGCCTATTCGGCTATGTTCGAGGCCGGGGTGCCGCCGGACGATCCGCCGACGCTGCGCGAGGCGGGCGATCAGGCGTTCGCCGTGGTCCGCACCGCGGCCGAGGCGCTGGCCGCTACCGTGCCACCGGCCAACCGGCCGCCGGCGGCGATGGTAGCGTTGCACATCTGGTCACTGTCGCACGGCATCGCCTCGTTGTTCGGCCGCGGCGACCGTGCCCGCCGCAAGCTGCCGATGCCGCCGGAAGACCTGCTGGAGGCTGGCATGCTGGTCTATCTGCGCGGGCTCGGCCTGCCGGACGCGCGCTAG
- the fumC gene encoding class II fumarate hydratase → MTTRPQTRTETDTFGPIEVPADRYWGAQTQRSLGNFKIGWERQPLPVVRALGIVKRASAETNRDLGRLDATLADAIVNAAQEVVDGKLNDHFPLVVWQTGSGTQSNMNANEVISNRAIEMLGGVQGSKKPVHPNDHVNMSQSSNDTYPTAMHVASAEQVVHELLPALRHLQAALDAKAKAFAHIIKIGRTHTQDATPLTLGQEFSGYAKQVENGIARIELTLPGLMQLAQGGTAVGTGLNAPKGFAEKVAERIAAITGLPFTSAPNKFEALAAHDAMVFTHGAINTVAASLFKIANDIRLLGSGPRSGLGELSLPENEPGSSIMPGKVNPTQCEAMTMVCVHIFGNQTSITFAGSQGHFELNVYNPVMAYNLLQSIRLMADAAVSFADNCVVGIEAREDNIKAALDRSLMLVTALAPKIGYDAAAKIAKTAHKNGTTLRQEAVGGGYVTDAEFDAVVRPEKMIGPE, encoded by the coding sequence ATGACGACGCGTCCTCAAACCCGCACCGAAACCGACACCTTCGGCCCGATCGAGGTGCCGGCGGATCGCTACTGGGGCGCCCAGACCCAGCGCTCGCTCGGCAATTTCAAGATCGGCTGGGAGCGGCAGCCGCTGCCGGTGGTGCGTGCGCTCGGCATCGTCAAGCGCGCGAGCGCCGAGACCAACCGCGACCTCGGCAGGCTCGATGCCACGCTGGCCGATGCCATCGTCAACGCCGCGCAGGAGGTGGTCGACGGCAAGCTCAACGACCATTTTCCGCTGGTGGTGTGGCAGACCGGCTCCGGCACCCAGTCCAACATGAATGCCAACGAGGTGATCTCGAACCGCGCCATCGAGATGCTGGGCGGGGTGCAGGGCTCGAAGAAGCCGGTCCACCCCAACGACCACGTCAACATGAGCCAGTCGTCGAACGACACCTACCCGACGGCCATGCACGTCGCCAGCGCCGAGCAGGTGGTGCACGAGCTGTTGCCGGCGCTGCGCCACCTTCAGGCCGCCCTCGACGCCAAGGCCAAGGCGTTCGCCCACATCATCAAGATCGGCCGCACCCACACCCAGGATGCCACGCCCCTCACCCTCGGCCAGGAGTTCTCCGGCTATGCCAAGCAGGTCGAGAACGGCATCGCCCGCATCGAGCTGACGCTGCCGGGCTTGATGCAGCTCGCCCAGGGCGGCACCGCGGTCGGCACCGGGCTCAACGCGCCGAAAGGCTTTGCCGAGAAGGTGGCCGAGCGCATTGCCGCCATCACCGGGCTGCCGTTCACCTCCGCGCCCAACAAGTTCGAGGCGCTCGCCGCCCACGACGCCATGGTGTTCACCCATGGCGCCATCAACACCGTGGCGGCCTCGCTGTTCAAGATCGCCAACGACATCCGCCTGCTGGGGTCCGGCCCGCGCTCGGGGCTGGGCGAGCTGTCGCTGCCGGAAAACGAACCCGGCTCATCGATCATGCCCGGCAAGGTCAACCCGACCCAGTGCGAGGCGATGACGATGGTGTGCGTGCACATCTTCGGAAACCAGACATCGATCACCTTCGCCGGCAGCCAGGGTCACTTCGAACTCAACGTCTACAACCCGGTGATGGCCTATAATCTGCTTCAGTCGATCCGGCTGATGGCCGACGCCGCGGTCAGCTTCGCCGACAATTGCGTGGTGGGCATCGAGGCCCGCGAGGACAACATCAAGGCGGCGCTCGACCGCTCGCTGATGCTGGTCACCGCGCTCGCCCCCAAGATCGGCTATGATGCCGCCGCCAAGATCGCCAAGACCGCGCACAAGAACGGCACCACGCTTCGCCAGGAGGCGGTCGGCGGCGGCTACGTCACCGACGCCGAGTTCGACGCCGTCGTGCGCCCGGAGAAGATGATCGGGCCGGAGTGA
- a CDS encoding DUF4169 family protein translates to MVEVINLRRARKKKARIEADAIASSNRLRHGRTKAERAIEETRRERAVRDLDAHKREGCDADDHEKGE, encoded by the coding sequence ATGGTTGAGGTGATCAATTTGCGGCGGGCGCGCAAGAAAAAGGCGCGCATCGAGGCCGATGCCATTGCGTCAAGCAACAGGCTGCGCCACGGCCGCACCAAGGCCGAGCGCGCGATTGAGGAGACCCGGCGTGAAAGAGCTGTCCGTGACCTCGACGCCCATAAACGTGAAGGCTGCGATGCCGATGACCACGAAAAGGGCGAATGA
- a CDS encoding ribbon-helix-helix domain-containing protein — translation MKSPVVKRSIVIAGHKTSVSLEDAFWDALKEIALLRRTTLSDLVASIDGGRNHGNLSSAIRLFVLDHYRSRPR, via the coding sequence ATGAAGAGCCCGGTGGTGAAGCGATCGATCGTGATCGCAGGCCACAAGACCAGCGTCAGCCTCGAGGATGCGTTCTGGGATGCGCTGAAGGAGATCGCCTTGCTGCGCAGGACCACGCTGTCGGACCTCGTCGCCTCGATCGACGGCGGCCGCAACCACGGCAACCTGTCCTCCGCCATCCGGCTGTTCGTGCTCGACCACTACCGCAGCCGCCCGCGCTGA
- the hflK gene encoding FtsH protease activity modulator HflK: protein MPWSNQSGGGGPWGQGPRGPWGSGPQPSGPSSPDLEDLIRRGQDRLRTVLPNGSFGGRGIAIGAVVLVGLWMLSGFYRVEPDEQGVVLRFGKYVQTTQPGLNYHLPWPIETALTPKVTTVNRIDVGMRQFDDSRRNTVVRDVPEESLMLTGDENIVDIDFTVFWQIAKAGDFLFNIQNQEGTIKAVAESAMREVVGRRDIQPILTGARQAIEAGVQELMQKTLDEYGAGVLIRQVQMQKVDPPSQVIDAFRDVQAARADAERAQNEAQSYANRVVPEARGDAARVTQSAEAYRERTVTEARGAASRFTQIYEEYKKAPEVTRERLYLETMERVFGNMDKVIIDQKQGQGVVPYLPLDSLQRRTNQTQGGTR from the coding sequence ATGCCCTGGAGCAACCAGAGCGGCGGCGGCGGACCGTGGGGACAGGGGCCGCGCGGCCCCTGGGGCAGCGGCCCCCAGCCCAGCGGACCCAGCTCGCCGGACCTTGAGGACCTGATACGGCGGGGGCAGGATCGTCTGCGAACCGTGCTGCCCAACGGCTCGTTCGGCGGCCGGGGCATCGCCATCGGCGCCGTCGTCCTGGTCGGCCTTTGGATGCTGTCGGGCTTCTACCGGGTCGAACCCGACGAACAGGGCGTGGTGCTGCGGTTCGGCAAATACGTCCAGACCACCCAGCCGGGCTTGAACTACCACCTGCCCTGGCCGATCGAGACCGCGCTGACCCCGAAGGTGACCACCGTCAACCGCATCGACGTCGGCATGCGCCAGTTCGACGACTCCCGGCGCAATACCGTGGTGCGCGACGTTCCCGAAGAAAGCCTGATGCTGACCGGCGACGAGAATATCGTCGACATCGACTTCACGGTGTTCTGGCAGATCGCCAAGGCCGGAGACTTCCTGTTCAACATCCAGAACCAGGAAGGCACCATCAAGGCGGTGGCCGAGAGCGCGATGCGCGAGGTGGTCGGCCGTCGCGACATTCAGCCGATCCTGACCGGCGCCCGCCAGGCGATCGAAGCCGGCGTCCAGGAGTTGATGCAGAAAACCCTCGACGAGTACGGCGCCGGCGTGCTGATCCGCCAGGTTCAGATGCAGAAGGTCGACCCGCCCAGCCAGGTAATCGACGCCTTCCGCGACGTGCAGGCGGCGCGTGCCGACGCCGAGCGCGCCCAGAACGAAGCCCAGAGCTACGCCAACCGCGTGGTGCCCGAGGCGCGCGGCGACGCCGCCCGCGTCACCCAGTCGGCCGAAGCGTACCGCGAGCGGACCGTCACCGAGGCCCGCGGTGCCGCCAGCCGCTTCACCCAGATCTATGAGGAATACAAGAAGGCGCCGGAGGTGACGCGCGAGCGCCTCTATCTGGAAACGATGGAGCGCGTGTTCGGCAATATGGACAAGGTGATCATCGACCAGAAGCAGGGCCAGGGCGTGGTGCCCTACCTCCCGCTCGACAGCCTGCAGCGGCGCACCAATCAAACCCAGGGGGGAACGCGATGA
- the hflC gene encoding protease modulator HflC has protein sequence MKGGVFAGIAFVILAALVIVGYSATFVVHQTQLALVLRLGEPVRIIRDPGLAFKLPFVDTVIFFDNRVLDLDAPPQEVIAADQKRIVVDAFARYRVNDPLRFFQTVGTIQGANTRLAVILNSATRRVLGETTFTQLVRDERAQLMSRIRQQVLPEARNLGVEVVDVRIRRADLPEANSQAVFERMKTERQREAAEIRAQGREQAQRITARADRDVTVLLGDANARGEQVRGEGDAERNRVFADAFGRDPDFFAFYRSMQAYEAGLKASDTRLIISPDSAFFRFFNDPVDRKPAAPAKP, from the coding sequence ATGAAGGGCGGAGTCTTCGCTGGAATTGCGTTCGTCATCCTGGCAGCGCTGGTGATCGTCGGCTATTCGGCCACCTTCGTCGTGCATCAGACCCAGTTGGCGCTGGTGCTGCGCCTTGGCGAGCCGGTGCGGATAATCCGCGACCCCGGCCTCGCCTTCAAGCTGCCGTTCGTCGATACCGTCATTTTCTTCGACAACCGCGTGCTCGACCTCGACGCGCCGCCTCAGGAGGTGATCGCCGCCGACCAGAAGCGCATTGTGGTGGATGCGTTTGCGCGCTACCGCGTCAACGATCCGCTGCGCTTCTTCCAGACCGTCGGCACCATCCAGGGCGCCAACACCCGGCTGGCGGTGATCCTCAACTCGGCGACCCGCCGTGTGCTCGGCGAGACGACCTTCACCCAGCTCGTGCGCGACGAGCGCGCGCAGCTGATGTCGCGTATCCGCCAGCAGGTGCTGCCCGAGGCCCGCAATCTCGGCGTCGAGGTGGTGGATGTCCGCATCCGCCGCGCCGACTTGCCGGAGGCCAACAGCCAGGCGGTGTTCGAGCGGATGAAGACCGAGCGTCAGCGTGAGGCGGCCGAGATCCGCGCCCAGGGCCGCGAGCAGGCCCAGCGCATCACCGCGCGCGCCGATCGCGACGTCACCGTGCTGCTCGGCGATGCCAATGCCCGTGGCGAGCAGGTGCGCGGTGAGGGCGACGCCGAACGCAACCGCGTGTTCGCAGACGCGTTCGGCCGCGACCCCGACTTCTTCGCGTTCTACCGCTCGATGCAGGCCTACGAAGCCGGCCTCAAGGCCAGCGACACTCGCCTGATCATCTCGCCCGATTCGGCGTTCTTCCGGTTCTTCAACGATCCGGTGGATCGGAAGCCGGCCGCGCCGGCAAAGCCGTGA
- a CDS encoding DUF2065 domain-containing protein — MGDFVVALGLMLAIEGLLYAAAPDAMRRAVARILDTPDVALRIGGLTMAVFGVALVWMIRG, encoded by the coding sequence ATGGGAGACTTTGTTGTCGCACTCGGCTTGATGCTGGCGATCGAGGGCCTGCTGTATGCCGCAGCCCCCGACGCCATGCGGCGGGCGGTTGCGCGTATTCTCGACACCCCCGACGTCGCGTTGCGGATCGGCGGGCTGACGATGGCGGTCTTCGGCGTCGCGCTGGTGTGGATGATACGCGGTTGA
- a CDS encoding DegQ family serine endoprotease yields the protein MPSTARASRLLRAGFAAMLAVAVLLPPLGASAQQPASRELPDVADVVDKVIDAVVYISTTARVEAKGQMPQLPPGSPFEEFFEEFFKKHGGEGNNPLDPHRQRRQTSLGSGFVIDPSGIIVTNNHVVEEADEIFVTFNDTTRLKAEVIGRDSKIDIAVLKVKADKPLKAVKLGDSDKLRLGEWVIAIGNPFGLGGTVTLGIVSARNRDISAGPYDNFIQTDAAINRGNSGGPLFSLKGEVVGINTAIISPSGGSIGIGFSVPSATASPVVEQLRNFGETRRGWIGVRIQQVTDEIAEGLAMGKANGALIAGVTDNGPAAKAGLKAGDVIVRFDGRDVKEMRDLPRVVAATPIGKSVEIAFLRGGKEQSAKVMVDRLEEAEKQAALDKPAPQQAPAAEQPGKVLGLELSTLTDELRKRFKIKDTVKGVAVTGVDRDSPASEKGLQPGQVIVEVAQEQVASPADVQRRLDALKKEGRKSVLILVANADGELRFVAVAAR from the coding sequence ATGCCCTCAACCGCCCGCGCCTCGCGCCTGCTGCGCGCCGGGTTCGCAGCCATGCTCGCGGTGGCCGTCCTGCTGCCGCCCCTCGGCGCGTCTGCCCAGCAGCCAGCGAGCCGCGAGCTTCCCGACGTGGCCGACGTCGTCGACAAGGTGATCGACGCGGTGGTCTACATCTCGACCACCGCCCGCGTCGAAGCCAAGGGCCAGATGCCCCAGCTGCCGCCGGGCTCTCCGTTCGAGGAGTTTTTCGAGGAGTTCTTCAAGAAGCACGGCGGCGAGGGCAACAACCCGCTCGATCCCCACCGCCAGCGCCGGCAGACCTCGCTCGGCTCCGGCTTCGTGATCGATCCGTCCGGCATCATCGTCACCAACAACCACGTGGTCGAAGAGGCCGACGAGATTTTCGTCACCTTCAACGACACCACCCGCCTCAAGGCCGAGGTGATCGGGCGCGATTCCAAGATCGACATCGCGGTGCTGAAGGTGAAGGCCGACAAGCCGCTGAAGGCGGTGAAGCTCGGCGATTCCGACAAGCTCCGGCTCGGCGAATGGGTGATCGCCATCGGCAACCCGTTCGGGCTCGGCGGCACCGTCACCCTCGGCATCGTGTCGGCGCGCAACCGCGACATCAGCGCGGGACCCTACGACAACTTCATCCAGACCGACGCCGCCATCAACCGCGGCAATTCCGGTGGCCCACTGTTCTCGCTCAAGGGCGAGGTGGTCGGCATCAATACCGCCATCATCTCGCCGTCGGGCGGCTCGATCGGCATCGGCTTCTCGGTGCCGTCGGCAACCGCGAGCCCCGTGGTCGAACAGTTGCGCAATTTCGGCGAGACCCGCCGCGGCTGGATCGGGGTGCGCATCCAGCAGGTCACCGACGAGATCGCCGAGGGGCTCGCCATGGGCAAGGCGAACGGCGCTCTGATCGCCGGCGTCACCGACAACGGGCCGGCGGCCAAGGCCGGGCTCAAGGCCGGCGACGTCATCGTGCGGTTCGACGGCCGCGACGTGAAGGAGATGCGGGACCTGCCGCGGGTGGTGGCGGCAACGCCGATCGGCAAGTCGGTCGAGATCGCGTTCCTGCGGGGCGGCAAGGAGCAGTCCGCGAAGGTCATGGTGGACCGGCTCGAAGAGGCCGAAAAGCAGGCCGCGCTCGACAAGCCCGCGCCGCAACAGGCGCCCGCGGCGGAGCAGCCCGGCAAGGTGCTCGGCCTGGAGTTGTCGACGCTGACGGACGAACTGCGCAAGCGCTTCAAGATCAAGGACACCGTCAAAGGCGTGGCGGTCACCGGGGTCGATCGCGATTCCCCGGCCTCGGAGAAGGGCCTGCAGCCCGGTCAGGTGATCGTCGAGGTGGCACAGGAGCAGGTGGCCTCGCCCGCCGACGTGCAGCGCCGGCTCGACGCGCTCAAGAAGGAAGGCCGCAAGTCAGTTCTCATTCTGGTTGCGAACGCTGACGGCGAGTTGCGGTTCGTCGCGGTCGCCGCAAGGTAA
- a CDS encoding Lrp/AsnC family transcriptional regulator, translating to MDAIDRKILAYVQKGGRDSYAEIGAAVGLSISAVNERLKKLHTCGAIQFWSAAVDPRAVGRPILAYTQVLTAGARSDDVDAFLNAVRRNDAVLECHHVTGRWSYLLKIRTESLESLEALLSGIAAAPGVTQTHTELALSSLKETSVVPLAADGT from the coding sequence ATGGATGCGATCGACCGCAAGATACTGGCCTATGTCCAAAAAGGCGGACGGGATTCGTACGCCGAGATTGGTGCCGCGGTCGGGCTGTCGATCTCAGCCGTCAACGAGCGGCTGAAAAAACTTCATACTTGCGGCGCGATCCAATTCTGGTCCGCCGCCGTCGATCCGAGGGCGGTCGGCCGGCCGATCCTGGCCTACACCCAGGTGTTGACCGCCGGCGCGCGCAGCGACGACGTCGACGCGTTCCTCAACGCAGTCCGCCGCAACGACGCTGTGCTGGAGTGTCACCACGTGACCGGACGCTGGTCTTATCTGCTCAAGATCCGCACGGAGAGCCTGGAGTCGCTGGAGGCGCTGCTCAGCGGCATCGCCGCGGCGCCGGGCGTGACGCAGACCCACACCGAACTCGCGCTGTCCTCGCTCAAGGAGACCTCAGTGGTTCCGCTGGCGGCGGACGGTACCTGA
- a CDS encoding DeoR/GlpR family DNA-binding transcription regulator encodes MADSVTVLSAPPLGRTAAEPASVEARRDGIASLVRQRGFVPIEALARQFGVTVQTIRRDLNKMSAEGRLERYHGGAGLPSSVENIDYSMRQVMNLAEKERIARLVAAHVPAHASLFINIGTTTEAVARALVGHQDLRVITNNLNVATTLANATDFKIIVTGGQVRNRDNGLIGPVACDTIGHFRVDFGIIGISGIDADGTLLDFDYDEVRVAQAILRNARQTFLVVDHSKFGRRPMVRMGSITEVAAVFSDEMLPPAIRTLLADHGVALHVASH; translated from the coding sequence ATGGCTGACAGCGTGACCGTCCTGTCCGCGCCGCCTTTGGGGCGCACCGCCGCCGAGCCGGCCAGCGTCGAGGCGCGGCGCGACGGCATCGCCTCGCTGGTGCGCCAGCGCGGCTTCGTGCCGATCGAGGCGCTGGCGCGGCAATTCGGCGTCACCGTCCAGACCATCCGCCGCGACCTCAACAAGATGTCGGCCGAAGGCCGGCTCGAGCGCTACCATGGCGGCGCCGGGTTACCCTCCAGCGTCGAGAACATCGATTATTCGATGCGGCAAGTGATGAACCTTGCGGAAAAGGAGCGCATCGCCCGCCTCGTCGCCGCGCACGTGCCGGCGCACGCCTCGCTGTTCATCAATATCGGCACCACCACTGAGGCGGTGGCGCGCGCGCTGGTCGGACACCAGGACCTGCGGGTGATCACCAACAACCTCAATGTGGCGACCACCCTTGCCAACGCCACCGATTTCAAGATCATCGTCACCGGCGGGCAGGTGCGCAACCGCGACAATGGCCTGATCGGCCCGGTGGCGTGCGATACCATCGGCCATTTTCGGGTCGACTTTGGCATCATCGGTATCAGCGGCATCGACGCCGACGGCACGCTGCTCGACTTCGACTATGACGAGGTGCGCGTCGCCCAGGCCATTTTGCGCAACGCCCGCCAGACTTTCCTGGTGGTCGACCATTCCAAGTTCGGCCGAAGGCCGATGGTGCGGATGGGGTCGATCACCGAGGTCGCCGCGGTGTTCAGCGACGAAATGCTGCCGCCGGCGATCCGCACCCTCCTGGCCGACCACGGTGTCGCACTGCACGTAGCGTCGCACTGA